Proteins encoded by one window of Streptomyces sp. NBC_01477:
- the rplK gene encoding 50S ribosomal protein L11: MPPKKKKVTGLIKLQINAGAANPAPPVGPALGQHGVNIMEFCKAYNAATESQRGMVIPVEITVYDDRSFTFITKTPPAAKLILKAAGVDKGSGEPHVKKVAKLSRAQVREIATTKLPDLNANDLDAAEKIIAGTARSMGITVEG; encoded by the coding sequence ATGCCTCCCAAGAAGAAGAAGGTCACGGGGCTGATCAAGCTCCAGATCAACGCCGGCGCGGCCAACCCGGCGCCGCCGGTCGGCCCCGCGCTGGGCCAGCACGGCGTGAACATCATGGAATTCTGCAAGGCCTACAACGCGGCGACCGAGTCGCAGCGCGGCATGGTGATCCCGGTGGAGATCACGGTCTACGACGACCGTTCCTTCACCTTCATCACCAAGACGCCGCCGGCGGCCAAGCTGATCCTCAAGGCCGCGGGTGTCGACAAGGGCTCCGGCGAGCCGCACGTCAAGAAGGTCGCCAAGCTCAGCCGCGCCCAGGTGCGGGAGATCGCCACGACGAAGCTCCCCGACCTGAACGCGAACGACCTCGACGCCGCCGAGAAGATCATCGCGGGCACGGCTCGTTCGATGGGCATCACCGTCGAGGGCTGA
- a CDS encoding DUF397 domain-containing protein, with product MTYRMAPELAHEQAWFKSSYSSENGTACVEVADLTTSGRVAIRDSKDKAGPALLVPAEAFAAFVDAVREGEFPG from the coding sequence ATGACGTATCGCATGGCACCAGAACTCGCCCACGAGCAAGCGTGGTTCAAGTCGTCCTACAGCTCGGAGAACGGCACCGCCTGCGTCGAGGTCGCCGACCTCACCACTTCGGGTCGGGTGGCCATCCGGGATTCGAAGGACAAGGCCGGCCCGGCCCTGCTCGTCCCGGCGGAAGCCTTCGCGGCGTTCGTGGACGCGGTCCGCGAGGGCGAGTTCCCGGGCTGA
- a CDS encoding helix-turn-helix domain-containing protein: MAAPTGPTVRRMQLGGELRRLREKAGFTLAEAVDGLTFSISKLYRVENGLTGLKAASELRVLLDRYGVTDDEDIDFLVEIHRDSLNRGWWSQYRGTMPSGMAMYVGLESGARAIRAWHPNVVVGLLQTERYVREMLLSAKPVEESTTEFVERTIQLRMERKEHLTRKDSKLELWAILDEAALRRLTGGPDVMREQYEEIIRLSKLDNVTVQVLPMSSATYRSSFNFNLLEFEAPLLTVVQTDAAEGANVSDKDTTVWAFTRRFDALRAGALAPGETPTFLHRLAGEI; the protein is encoded by the coding sequence ATGGCAGCACCGACCGGACCCACCGTTCGGCGAATGCAACTCGGCGGAGAGCTGCGCCGGTTGAGGGAAAAAGCGGGCTTCACCCTCGCCGAGGCGGTCGACGGCCTGACCTTCTCGATCTCCAAGCTCTACCGCGTCGAGAACGGCCTGACCGGACTCAAGGCGGCGTCTGAGCTGCGCGTACTGCTCGACCGGTACGGCGTGACCGACGACGAGGACATCGACTTCCTGGTAGAGATCCACCGGGATTCGCTCAACCGGGGCTGGTGGTCTCAGTACCGGGGCACGATGCCGTCCGGCATGGCGATGTACGTGGGGCTGGAGAGTGGCGCGCGAGCGATCCGAGCCTGGCATCCGAACGTGGTCGTGGGGTTGCTACAGACCGAACGCTATGTACGGGAGATGCTGCTGTCGGCCAAGCCGGTCGAGGAGAGCACGACCGAGTTTGTCGAGCGCACCATCCAGCTCCGGATGGAACGCAAGGAGCACTTGACCCGCAAGGACAGCAAGCTGGAACTGTGGGCCATCCTGGACGAGGCAGCCCTGCGGCGACTGACTGGCGGCCCGGATGTCATGCGTGAGCAGTACGAGGAGATCATCCGGCTGTCGAAGCTCGATAATGTGACGGTTCAGGTCCTACCAATGTCCAGCGCCACCTATCGGTCGAGCTTCAACTTCAATCTGCTGGAGTTCGAGGCCCCGCTGCTCACGGTCGTGCAGACCGATGCTGCCGAAGGTGCGAACGTCAGCGACAAGGACACCACTGTTTGGGCATTCACCCGCAGGTTCGACGCCCTGCGGGCGGGAGCCCTCGCTCCCGGCGAGACCCCGACCTTTCTGCATCGACTAGCAGGAGAGATCTGA
- a CDS encoding ATP-binding protein, whose translation MKALTTTTAASTGHPAYSQVLPCAAQSAGEARRLVLAACGAWGLDELAESGTLLVSELVGNAVRHTRCQLVRVEVARLGRDRVRISVTDRSAALPVRREPGDGATCGRGLLVLDALADRWGTDPLAYGKRVWVELVRQHPAP comes from the coding sequence ATGAAGGCGCTGACGACCACGACCGCCGCTTCGACCGGGCACCCGGCGTACTCCCAGGTCCTGCCGTGCGCAGCACAGAGCGCGGGTGAGGCGCGGCGGCTGGTGCTGGCCGCGTGCGGGGCGTGGGGGCTGGACGAACTGGCCGAGAGCGGCACGCTGCTGGTGTCGGAGCTGGTCGGGAACGCCGTACGGCACACCCGGTGCCAGCTGGTGCGGGTGGAGGTCGCGCGGCTGGGGCGGGACCGCGTACGGATCTCCGTGACGGACCGTTCGGCCGCGCTGCCGGTGCGGCGCGAACCCGGGGACGGCGCCACCTGCGGGCGCGGGCTGCTCGTCCTGGACGCGCTCGCGGACCGGTGGGGGACGGATCCGCTGGCGTACGGGAAACGGGTCTGGGTCGAGCTGGTCCGGCAGCACCCCGCACCGTGA
- a CDS encoding GNAT family N-acetyltransferase: protein MTYLIRAVQADEWPRVKELRLSALADPVAPLAFITTLEQGAAQPDAFWQESTEAASRGTAVRQFIAEDPEGSWAGTVVVLVERPGNDDFFGQPILAPQAQLVGVFVRAEHRGSGLAEQLFEAGVAWAWSLRAPAVGRVRLFVHAANERAAAFYRRFGFTATGLAVGEDQEMQITRP, encoded by the coding sequence ATGACGTACCTGATCCGCGCCGTACAGGCCGACGAGTGGCCGAGGGTCAAGGAGCTGCGGCTCAGCGCGCTGGCCGATCCGGTCGCGCCCCTCGCGTTCATCACGACCCTGGAGCAGGGGGCCGCGCAGCCCGATGCCTTCTGGCAGGAGAGCACGGAGGCGGCTTCCCGCGGGACAGCCGTCCGGCAGTTCATCGCGGAAGACCCGGAGGGAAGCTGGGCGGGCACCGTCGTGGTGCTGGTGGAGCGCCCCGGGAACGATGACTTCTTCGGGCAGCCGATCCTGGCACCGCAGGCCCAGTTGGTGGGCGTCTTCGTCCGCGCCGAACACCGGGGCAGCGGCCTGGCCGAGCAGCTCTTCGAGGCCGGCGTGGCATGGGCCTGGTCCTTGCGGGCCCCCGCGGTCGGCCGGGTCCGCCTCTTCGTCCACGCCGCCAACGAGCGCGCCGCCGCCTTCTACCGGAGGTTCGGCTTCACTGCGACCGGCCTGGCCGTGGGCGAGGACCAGGAGATGCAGATCACCCGGCCGTGA
- a CDS encoding SGNH/GDSL hydrolase family protein, with product MRLTRSLTALAALAFALVAALVLSGPARAAGPVYVALGDSYSAGNGAGNYISSSGDCHRSNSAYPALWASAHSASSFTFAACSGAVTSDVTGSQLGGLSSSTTLVSLTIGGNDAGFADVMTTCVTGSDSTCVNRVSQAETFVHNTLPGRLDTVYNAIRAKAPNARVVVLGYPDMYDLSAWICVGLSSTKHQKIDEAADVLDTTIASVAAAHGFVFGDIRPTFKGHELCSGDDYLHALVISPSFESYHPTATGHSAGYLPVLNAND from the coding sequence GTGAGACTGACCAGGTCATTAACCGCCCTCGCCGCATTGGCGTTCGCCCTCGTGGCGGCGCTGGTGCTGAGCGGTCCGGCGCGCGCCGCCGGACCCGTCTACGTGGCGCTCGGGGACTCGTACTCGGCCGGGAACGGCGCCGGCAACTACATCAGCTCCAGCGGTGACTGTCACCGCAGCAACAGCGCCTACCCGGCGCTGTGGGCCAGCGCCCACAGCGCGTCCTCGTTCACCTTCGCCGCCTGCTCGGGCGCGGTGACCAGTGATGTGACGGGCAGCCAGCTCGGCGGGCTCAGCTCCTCCACCACCCTGGTCAGCCTCACCATCGGCGGCAATGACGCCGGCTTCGCCGACGTCATGACCACCTGCGTCACCGGTTCCGACAGCACCTGCGTCAACCGGGTCAGCCAGGCGGAGACCTTCGTGCACAACACCCTGCCCGGCCGGCTCGACACCGTCTACAACGCCATCCGCGCCAAGGCCCCCAACGCCCGGGTCGTCGTTCTCGGCTACCCGGACATGTACGACCTGTCGGCCTGGATCTGCGTCGGCCTCAGCTCCACCAAGCACCAGAAGATCGATGAGGCCGCCGACGTCCTCGACACCACCATCGCCTCCGTCGCGGCCGCCCACGGCTTCGTCTTCGGCGACATCCGCCCCACCTTCAAGGGCCACGAACTCTGCTCGGGCGACGACTACCTGCACGCCCTGGTCATCTCCCCGAGTTTCGAGTCCTACCACCCCACCGCCACCGGGCACTCGGCCGGCTACCTGCCGGTGCTGAACGCCAACGACTGA
- the nusG gene encoding transcription termination/antitermination protein NusG yields the protein MSDPNVYDADESVEGAETALDTVEAADADADQAVAADLAEGETAEQAAVHVESEEDGETAEADGESEGDESESEDASSEDASDDGDKPAAAPTPVDAVAAFREELRTLPGEWYVIHTYAGYENRVKSNLEQRAVSLNVEEYIYQAEVPQEEVVQIKNGDRKTIRQNKLPGYVLVRMDLTNESWGVVRNTPGVTGFVGNAYDPYPLTLDEIVKMLAPEVEAAAEAAAIAEGTAQPRKVEVQVLDFEVGDSVTVTDGPFATLQATINEINPDSKKVKGLVEIFGRETPVELSFDQIQKN from the coding sequence GTGTCTGACCCGAACGTGTACGACGCCGACGAGTCCGTCGAGGGCGCCGAAACCGCCCTCGACACCGTCGAGGCCGCCGACGCCGACGCCGATCAGGCGGTTGCCGCCGACCTGGCCGAGGGCGAAACCGCCGAGCAGGCCGCCGTCCACGTCGAGTCCGAGGAGGACGGCGAGACCGCCGAGGCCGACGGCGAGAGCGAGGGTGACGAGTCCGAGTCCGAGGACGCCTCTTCCGAGGACGCCTCCGATGACGGCGACAAGCCCGCGGCGGCCCCCACCCCGGTCGACGCGGTGGCCGCGTTCCGCGAGGAGCTGCGCACCCTGCCCGGCGAGTGGTACGTGATCCACACCTACGCCGGCTACGAGAACCGGGTGAAGTCCAACCTGGAGCAGCGTGCCGTCTCGCTGAACGTCGAGGAGTACATCTACCAGGCCGAGGTCCCGCAGGAGGAAGTCGTTCAGATCAAGAACGGCGACCGCAAGACCATCCGGCAGAACAAGCTCCCCGGCTACGTCCTGGTCCGCATGGACCTGACGAACGAGTCCTGGGGCGTCGTCCGCAACACTCCCGGCGTCACCGGCTTCGTCGGCAACGCGTACGACCCGTACCCGCTGACCTTGGACGAGATCGTCAAGATGCTCGCCCCCGAGGTCGAGGCCGCCGCCGAGGCCGCGGCGATCGCCGAGGGCACGGCTCAGCCCCGCAAGGTCGAGGTCCAGGTGCTGGACTTCGAGGTCGGCGACTCGGTCACCGTCACCGACGGCCCCTTCGCCACCCTCCAGGCCACGATCAACGAGATCAACCCCGACTCGAAGAAGGTCAAGGGCCTGGTCGAGATCTTCGGCCGCGAGACCCCGGTCGAGCTGAGCTTCGACCAGATCCAGAAGAACTAG
- the secE gene encoding preprotein translocase subunit SecE, whose protein sequence is MTDSIEVPEPDATQDDQDSDRKPRRGGKRGKKGPLGRLALFYRQIIAELRKVVWPSRNDLTTYTTVVIVFVVVVIAFVSVVDWGFGKLISSVFG, encoded by the coding sequence ATCACGGACTCCATCGAGGTCCCGGAGCCTGACGCGACTCAGGACGACCAGGACTCCGACCGGAAGCCCCGCCGCGGTGGCAAGCGCGGCAAGAAGGGCCCGCTGGGTCGCCTCGCGCTTTTCTACCGCCAGATCATCGCGGAGCTTCGCAAGGTCGTCTGGCCCAGCCGCAACGACCTGACCACGTACACCACTGTGGTGATTGTCTTCGTTGTGGTCGTCATCGCGTTCGTTAGCGTGGTTGACTGGGGCTTCGGGAAGCTCATTTCCTCCGTTTTCGGCTGA
- a CDS encoding pyridoxal phosphate-dependent aminotransferase, producing MTAATPPVPPASERRVSARIGSISESATLAVDAKAKALKAAGRPVIGFGAGEPDFPTPGYIVDAAVEACRNPKYHRYTPAGGLPELKAAIAAKTLRDSGYEVDASQVLVTNGGKQAIYEAFAAVLDPGDEVIVPAPYWTTYPESIRLAGGVPVEVVADETTGYRVTLEQLEAARTERTKVLLFVSPSNPTGAVYNRADTEAIGRWAVEHGLWVLTDEIYEHLVYGDAAATSLPAVVPELRDKCIVVNGVAKTYAMTGWRVGWIVGPKDIVKAATNLQSHATSNVNNVAQAAALAAVTGDLDAVAEMRTAFDRRRQTIVRMLNEIDGVVCPTPEGAFYVYPSVKALLGKEIRGQRPATSVELAALILDEAEVAVVPGEAFGTPGYLRLSYALGDEDLAEGVSRLQKLLGEATD from the coding sequence ATGACCGCAGCCACTCCCCCTGTACCACCTGCAAGCGAGCGGCGGGTGTCGGCCCGTATCGGCTCGATCTCCGAGTCCGCCACCCTCGCCGTGGACGCCAAGGCCAAGGCCCTCAAGGCCGCCGGCCGCCCGGTGATCGGGTTCGGCGCCGGCGAGCCCGACTTCCCGACGCCCGGCTACATCGTCGACGCCGCCGTCGAGGCCTGCCGCAACCCGAAGTACCACCGCTACACCCCGGCCGGCGGGCTGCCGGAGCTGAAGGCGGCCATCGCCGCCAAGACGCTCCGCGACTCGGGCTACGAGGTCGACGCCTCGCAGGTACTGGTCACCAACGGCGGCAAGCAGGCCATCTACGAGGCCTTCGCCGCCGTGCTCGACCCGGGCGACGAGGTCATCGTGCCCGCCCCGTACTGGACCACCTACCCCGAGTCGATCCGGCTCGCGGGCGGCGTCCCGGTCGAGGTCGTCGCGGACGAGACGACCGGCTACCGGGTCACGCTGGAGCAGCTGGAGGCGGCCCGCACCGAGCGGACGAAGGTGCTGCTCTTCGTCTCGCCGTCCAACCCCACCGGCGCGGTCTACAACCGGGCCGACACCGAGGCGATCGGCCGCTGGGCCGTCGAGCACGGCCTGTGGGTCCTCACCGACGAGATCTACGAGCACCTGGTCTACGGCGACGCCGCCGCCACCTCGCTGCCCGCGGTGGTGCCCGAGCTGCGCGACAAGTGCATCGTCGTCAACGGCGTGGCCAAGACGTACGCCATGACCGGCTGGCGCGTCGGGTGGATCGTCGGCCCCAAGGACATCGTCAAGGCCGCGACCAACCTCCAGTCGCACGCCACCTCGAACGTTAACAACGTGGCACAGGCCGCGGCGCTGGCCGCCGTCACCGGCGACCTGGACGCGGTCGCCGAGATGCGCACCGCCTTCGACCGCCGCCGCCAGACCATCGTGCGGATGCTCAACGAGATCGACGGCGTCGTCTGCCCGACCCCGGAGGGCGCGTTCTACGTGTACCCGTCGGTGAAGGCGCTGCTCGGCAAGGAGATCCGCGGGCAGCGCCCGGCGACCTCCGTGGAGCTGGCCGCCCTCATCCTGGACGAGGCCGAGGTCGCCGTCGTGCCCGGTGAGGCGTTCGGCACCCCCGGCTATCTGCGGCTCAGCTACGCGCTCGGCGACGAGGACCTGGCCGAGGGCGTCTCGCGGCTGCAGAAGCTGCTCGGCGAGGCCACGGACTGA